TATATAACTTGTCTGACAATATTACTAATAGGACAAATAATTTATAAAAAGGAGCCTCTCAGTGTTTAACAAAGTTCAAACTAAAAAAGTTTATATGAAAATAGTTGAACAAGTTCGAGATTTAATAAAAGAGGGTAGATTGAAACCAGGGGATAAACTTCCTCCAGAACAAGTTCTAGCAGAAGAGTTTGGAACCTCTCGTCCTTCGGTAAGAGAAGCGCTGAGCGCTCTAGAAATTTTAGGAATAACAGAGAGTAGAGGAGGTAAGGGTAATTTCATAAAGAATAATCTTAACTTCCCGTTGTATGAGCAAAAATTTAGGGAGCTTGAAGAAGAGGAGAGCCCCTTTGAGCTCTTGGAAGCAAGAAAGGCAGTGGAAACCGAGATTGTCGGTCTTGCTGCCAAAAAGGCTACAGAGGAAGAGATAGCTGCTATTCAGGGGTCCTTGAATAAAATGAAGGGAGCTATGACGAACATTCCTGAGATAATGGAATTTGATAGGGAATTTCACATTAATATAGCCAGGGCAGCTCATAATAACCTCCTTTTTTCGATGATGATTTACCTGACTGACCTATTAAAGGAAAAGCTCTGGATAAACCTGAAGGAGAAAAGCTGGAGCATTCCTGGTCATCCTCAGAAGTATTTTGAAGAGCATAATGAGATTCTTAACGCTATTAAAAACAAAGATGGCAAAGGAGCCCGTAATAGAATGTATGATCATTTAGCTGGGGTAGAAAGAGATTTGCTTAATGAGTAATGGAGGCTAATATGCAAGAGTCGATGTATAAATTTATGAAAGTAGGTCTAATCCACTTTATGGCTTATCCCCAAGTTATGAGAGGTGAGGGGCCAATTCTTGAGACGCTACAGAAAATAGCTGAGGATGATTTCTTTACTGCAGTGGAGGTTTCCTGGATCAAGGATGCGAAGGTAAGAGAGAAAGTAAAAAAACTATTAGAGATGAGCCATTTAACTGTTACTTATGGTGCTCAACCACGATTATTGATTAATAACTTAAATCTCAACGCCTTTGATGAAGAAGAAAGAAAAAAGGCAGTTAGAGAAGTTAAAGCTGGAATTGACGAAGCTTATGAGATAGGAGCAAAGGGATTTACCTTTCTAAGTGGTAAGGACCCAGGAGAAGAGGAACGAGAACAAGCTCGTAAATTATTAGTTTCCTCCATTAAAGAAATATGCGATTATGCTAAATCCAAAGGAGACTTAGGGATAACTCTGGAGATCTTTGACCAGGAAATTGACAAAAAGTGCTTAATTGGACCAGCGAATGAAGCAAGAAAGTTGGCAGCTGAAATAAGGAAAAAATTTGACACCTTTGGCTTATTAGTTGATTTATCCCATCTTCCCCTTTTAAATGAAACTCCCACTGAGGCCATTATACCCATTAAAGATTACCTTGTCCATGCCCACATAGGCAATTGTATCTTAAGGGATAAGAAGCACCCTGGCTATGGAGATCAGCATCCCCGATTTGGCATTATAGGAGGGGAAAATGATGTAAAGGAATTAACGGAATTTTTAAAAGTGCTATTGGATATTGGTTTCTTAAATTATCGGAATCCACCTATCGTAAGCTTTGAGGTAAAGCCGCTGGCTGATGAATCCTCAGAAGTGGTTATTGCTAATGCCAAGCGTGTGTTAAGAGAAGCCTGGACAAAAATTTAAAGGAGGAATTAACAATGAAAAAAATTGGATTTATCGGTATTGGTATCATGGGTAAACCAATGGCTAAAAACCTGATTAATGCAGGTTACGATATAATTGCTTATGATATTGTCGAAAAAGCTTTATATGAAATAGTGGAATATGGAGCAGACAGGGGTACATCGCCAAAAAACGTAACAGAAAATAGTGATGTAGTCTTAACTATGCTGCCGAATTCTCCTCAAGTTAAAGAAGTAGTGCTTGGGAAAAATGGTGTCATCGAAGGAGTAAAAGAAGGCCAAATTCTGATCGATATGAGTTCCATCGCGCCTTTGGTTTCCCAGGAAATTGCCAAAGAATTAGAGAAAAAAGGAGTGGAAATG
This genomic interval from Nitrospinota bacterium contains the following:
- a CDS encoding FadR/GntR family transcriptional regulator; its protein translation is MKIVEQVRDLIKEGRLKPGDKLPPEQVLAEEFGTSRPSVREALSALEILGITESRGGKGNFIKNNLNFPLYEQKFRELEEEESPFELLEARKAVETEIVGLAAKKATEEEIAAIQGSLNKMKGAMTNIPEIMEFDREFHINIARAAHNNLLFSMMIYLTDLLKEKLWINLKEKSWSIPGHPQKYFEEHNEILNAIKNKDGKGARNRMYDHLAGVERDLLNE
- a CDS encoding TIM barrel protein, with amino-acid sequence MQESMYKFMKVGLIHFMAYPQVMRGEGPILETLQKIAEDDFFTAVEVSWIKDAKVREKVKKLLEMSHLTVTYGAQPRLLINNLNLNAFDEEERKKAVREVKAGIDEAYEIGAKGFTFLSGKDPGEEEREQARKLLVSSIKEICDYAKSKGDLGITLEIFDQEIDKKCLIGPANEARKLAAEIRKKFDTFGLLVDLSHLPLLNETPTEAIIPIKDYLVHAHIGNCILRDKKHPGYGDQHPRFGIIGGENDVKELTEFLKVLLDIGFLNYRNPPIVSFEVKPLADESSEVVIANAKRVLREAWTKI